One Sphingobacteruim zhuxiongii DNA window includes the following coding sequences:
- the eno gene encoding phosphopyruvate hydratase, with translation MSLIIDVHARQILDSRGNPTIEVDVTTQNGFVGRAAVPSGASTGAHEAVELRDGDKKKYLGKGVLKAVENVNTKIAKALEGVDVFEQNAIDKIMIDLDGTENKGKLGANAILGVSLAVAKAAAQESRQPLYRYIGGVNANTLPLPMMNIVNGGAHSDAPIAFQEFMIMPVGAESFSEALRWGAEVFHNLKKILHDRNLSTAVGDEGGFAPTFEGTEDAIETILEAIKKAGYKPGKDICLALDCASTEFFVKGKYDYSKFEGKGGAIRTIEEQVDYLAELTAKYPIISIEDGMAEDDWKGWKLLTEKIGDRVQLVGDDLFVTNTKRLQQGIDSATGNSILVKVNQIGSLTETINAVHLAQTNGYTSVMSHRSGETEDNTIADLAVALNCGQIKTGSISRSDRIAKYNQLLRIEEELGSNAKFIGKAFKYAPKK, from the coding sequence ATGAGCTTGATAATCGATGTACATGCGCGTCAAATTTTAGATTCGCGAGGAAACCCAACTATTGAGGTTGATGTTACAACACAAAATGGCTTTGTAGGCCGTGCAGCAGTTCCATCTGGAGCTTCTACAGGAGCACACGAGGCTGTAGAATTGCGTGACGGTGATAAAAAGAAATACTTAGGTAAAGGTGTTTTGAAAGCCGTTGAAAACGTGAATACTAAAATTGCAAAAGCATTAGAAGGTGTTGATGTATTCGAGCAAAACGCAATCGATAAGATCATGATAGATCTTGACGGTACAGAGAACAAAGGTAAATTAGGTGCAAATGCAATCTTAGGTGTTTCTTTAGCAGTAGCTAAAGCAGCAGCACAAGAAAGCCGCCAGCCATTATATCGTTATATCGGTGGAGTAAATGCAAATACATTGCCTTTACCAATGATGAACATTGTAAATGGTGGTGCACACTCTGATGCTCCAATCGCATTCCAAGAATTTATGATTATGCCAGTAGGTGCAGAGTCGTTCTCAGAAGCATTACGTTGGGGAGCTGAAGTATTCCATAACTTAAAGAAAATTCTTCACGACCGTAACTTATCTACTGCTGTAGGTGATGAAGGTGGATTCGCTCCAACTTTTGAAGGAACGGAAGATGCTATCGAGACTATTCTTGAGGCAATCAAAAAAGCAGGTTACAAACCAGGAAAAGATATCTGTCTTGCATTAGACTGTGCTTCTACTGAATTCTTCGTTAAAGGTAAATACGATTACTCTAAGTTTGAAGGTAAAGGTGGTGCTATCCGTACTATCGAAGAGCAAGTTGACTACTTAGCTGAATTGACTGCAAAATACCCAATCATTTCGATTGAAGACGGTATGGCAGAAGATGATTGGAAAGGTTGGAAATTATTAACAGAGAAGATCGGTGATCGCGTTCAATTAGTAGGTGATGATTTATTCGTTACAAATACTAAACGCCTTCAACAAGGTATTGACTCTGCAACAGGAAATTCAATCTTAGTTAAAGTAAATCAAATCGGTTCATTAACAGAGACTATCAATGCTGTGCATTTAGCGCAAACCAATGGTTACACATCTGTAATGTCTCACCGTTCAGGTGAAACTGAAGATAATACGATTGCTGACCTTGCTGTAGCATTAAATTGCGGACAAATCAAAACGGGTTCTATCTCTCGTTCTGACAGGATCGCAAAATACAACCAATTACTTCGTATTGAAGAAGAATTGGGTAGCAATGCCAAATTTATTGGTAAGGCGTTTAAATACGCTCCTAAGAAATAA